One region of Pyramidobacter sp. YE332 genomic DNA includes:
- a CDS encoding M20/M25/M40 family metallo-hydrolase, protein MIDSERLVKNFCAYARIDSESFDEGLMEKRLVKDLEELGCEVRTDGAGAKTGSTGNNIYAFYKGTLPGEPLIYSCHMDTVAPGKGVAPVVKDGVISSGGDTILAADDKSGIAGIVEALTVVREKGLPCHDFEIIVTIGEEQGLLGAKHFDFSRVKGREAVVLDGAGDVGTIVPNAPGQIKMHAVVTGRSAHAGLAPEKGVSAIQAAARGVAAMNLLRIDEETTCNIGTFKSEGATNIVPAKAEIVAEIRSRNLDKLNAQAAHMRGCLQKACDDLGATLDCELKTTYVSFACPDDHPLMKRLRAACEAIGCPVRRVDGGGGSDANVMALSGITPVVLGTGMKDVHTVNETITVKNLEDTARLVLRLMTD, encoded by the coding sequence ATGATCGACAGCGAACGACTGGTAAAGAACTTCTGCGCCTACGCGCGGATCGACAGCGAGAGCTTCGACGAGGGGCTCATGGAGAAACGCCTCGTCAAAGACCTCGAGGAGCTCGGCTGCGAGGTCCGCACCGACGGCGCCGGGGCCAAAACAGGCTCCACCGGCAACAACATTTACGCCTTTTACAAGGGCACGCTGCCCGGCGAGCCGCTAATCTACTCGTGCCACATGGACACCGTCGCGCCCGGAAAAGGCGTCGCGCCCGTCGTCAAAGACGGCGTCATTTCCAGCGGCGGCGACACGATCCTCGCCGCCGACGACAAGTCGGGCATCGCCGGCATCGTCGAGGCGCTGACCGTCGTCCGTGAAAAGGGACTGCCCTGCCACGACTTCGAGATCATCGTCACCATCGGCGAAGAACAGGGCCTGCTGGGCGCCAAGCATTTCGATTTCAGCCGCGTCAAGGGCAGGGAAGCCGTGGTCCTCGACGGCGCCGGCGACGTCGGCACGATCGTCCCCAACGCGCCCGGCCAGATCAAGATGCACGCCGTCGTCACGGGGCGCAGCGCCCACGCGGGCCTGGCGCCGGAAAAAGGCGTCAGCGCCATCCAGGCGGCCGCCCGCGGCGTCGCCGCCATGAACCTGCTGCGCATCGACGAGGAAACGACCTGCAACATCGGCACGTTCAAGTCCGAAGGCGCGACCAACATCGTCCCCGCCAAAGCGGAGATCGTCGCCGAAATCCGCAGCCGCAATCTCGACAAGCTCAACGCCCAGGCCGCGCACATGCGCGGCTGCCTGCAGAAAGCCTGCGACGATCTGGGCGCCACGCTCGACTGCGAGCTGAAGACGACCTACGTCAGCTTCGCCTGCCCCGACGATCATCCGCTGATGAAGCGCCTGCGCGCCGCCTGCGAAGCGATCGGCTGCCCCGTCCGCCGCGTCGACGGAGGCGGCGGCAGCGACGCCAACGTGATGGCGCTTTCCGGCATCACGCCCGTCGTGCTCGGCACCGGCATGAAGGACGTGCACACCGTCAACGAAACGATCACCGTCAAAAACCTCGAAGACACGGCCAGGCTCGTCCTGCGTCTGATGACCGACTGA
- a CDS encoding nuclease-related domain-containing protein, producing the protein MEFKFFGMNLELWKLRSVSDYARFFFFMAAGVLVFVLLAKRIGKRRNDAAATERVVRKLRRLCKKEGTVCSASPPAVPPGTADALLVSQRGIFALRCIGWGIRVFGSIESPQWRVEDNNEKRAIPNPLAQAGAAAAALNVRLAEKGLAAAVQPLAVFADPFDSPRLSLEGGACAVAYGDLKKWYHSQPEHPAMERSVRDEIIRALALTEWKKERKS; encoded by the coding sequence ATGGAATTCAAATTTTTCGGCATGAATCTGGAGCTCTGGAAGCTGCGCTCCGTTTCGGATTATGCGCGGTTTTTCTTTTTCATGGCGGCCGGCGTTCTCGTTTTCGTCCTTCTGGCGAAACGCATCGGCAAACGCCGCAACGACGCCGCCGCGACGGAGCGCGTCGTCCGGAAACTGCGGCGGCTCTGCAAAAAGGAAGGAACCGTTTGTAGCGCGTCCCCGCCCGCCGTGCCGCCGGGAACGGCCGACGCCCTGCTGGTTTCGCAGCGCGGGATCTTTGCGCTGCGCTGCATCGGCTGGGGGATCCGTGTTTTCGGCAGCATCGAAAGTCCGCAGTGGCGCGTCGAGGACAACAACGAGAAACGCGCCATCCCCAATCCTCTCGCGCAAGCGGGCGCGGCCGCCGCGGCGCTGAACGTCCGCCTGGCGGAAAAAGGGCTCGCCGCCGCGGTGCAGCCGCTGGCCGTCTTCGCCGATCCCTTCGACTCCCCCCGTCTCAGCCTCGAAGGCGGCGCCTGCGCCGTCGCTTACGGAGACCTGAAAAAGTGGTATCATTCTCAGCCGGAGCACCCCGCCATGGAGCGTTCCGTTCGGGACGAAATCATCCGGGCGCTTGCGCTTACGGAATGGAAAAAGGAGAGAAAATCATGA
- a CDS encoding AbgT family transporter, whose protein sequence is MTDTAAAKKSWVDRFLDGIERVCNKLPPPAILFCWLFLIVAVIGAIFTVTDFSMINPAISDPAKAVVKSQNLFSATGLQWLLDNMVKNFTGFAPLGLVITMTLAIGMCEESGLLLAMLSKCMRNVPPALVPFVIAFLGTVGNIASDTAMVVIPPMAAIVYMGVGKHPVVGMINGYAGAQAGFTANLMIAGTDSLLQGLTNQAIKGFIPDSTFTVDVTCNWFFLIASTFLCTLVIGGICTWLVEPRFGKYEGGADDAKIEELSDSQKKGLRRAGWVALAYVALLVAGFFFGPLAKIAADGSRIFVGSPLLKGMIPLLFFFFALPGIVYGYSAGTIKNSGDLNKGMVKQAAAMGGYVVFCFFAGQFNMLFNWTKLGTMLAIGGADFLKGIGFTGTSMCVAFILLAMVVNLFVASGSAKWAIFAPIFVPMFMLLGYHPGFTQLLYRLGDSPTNCFTPMSPYIWMVLSVAQAKYMKDIKIGTLVANLVPIAFFMQIAWIVFFIVWDYFGLPIGPGVYATLPAGVLPPM, encoded by the coding sequence ATGACTGACACTGCAGCAGCGAAGAAATCATGGGTAGACCGCTTTTTGGACGGCATCGAGCGCGTGTGCAACAAACTGCCGCCGCCCGCCATCCTGTTCTGCTGGCTCTTCCTGATCGTCGCCGTGATCGGCGCCATCTTCACCGTGACGGATTTCTCGATGATCAATCCGGCCATTTCGGATCCCGCCAAGGCGGTCGTGAAATCCCAAAACCTGTTCTCCGCCACCGGACTTCAGTGGCTTCTCGACAACATGGTCAAGAACTTCACCGGCTTCGCGCCGCTGGGGCTCGTCATCACGATGACGCTCGCCATCGGCATGTGCGAGGAGTCCGGCCTGCTTCTGGCCATGCTCAGCAAGTGCATGAGAAACGTTCCGCCCGCTCTGGTGCCCTTCGTGATCGCGTTCCTCGGCACCGTCGGCAACATCGCTTCCGACACCGCCATGGTCGTGATCCCGCCGATGGCCGCCATCGTTTACATGGGCGTGGGCAAGCATCCCGTCGTCGGCATGATCAACGGCTACGCCGGCGCCCAGGCCGGGTTCACCGCCAACCTGATGATCGCCGGCACCGACTCCCTGCTTCAAGGGCTGACCAATCAGGCCATCAAAGGCTTTATCCCCGACAGTACGTTCACGGTCGACGTGACCTGCAACTGGTTCTTCCTGATCGCCTCCACGTTCCTCTGCACTCTCGTCATCGGCGGCATCTGCACCTGGCTCGTCGAGCCCCGTTTCGGCAAGTACGAGGGCGGCGCCGACGACGCCAAGATCGAAGAGCTGAGCGACAGCCAGAAAAAGGGACTGCGCCGCGCCGGATGGGTGGCGCTGGCTTACGTTGCGCTGCTGGTCGCCGGCTTCTTCTTCGGCCCGCTGGCGAAGATCGCCGCCGACGGCTCGCGCATCTTCGTGGGATCGCCGCTGCTCAAGGGCATGATCCCGCTTCTGTTCTTCTTCTTCGCGCTGCCGGGCATCGTGTACGGTTATTCCGCCGGCACGATCAAGAACAGCGGCGACCTCAACAAAGGCATGGTCAAGCAGGCCGCGGCCATGGGCGGCTACGTCGTGTTCTGTTTCTTCGCCGGACAGTTCAACATGCTGTTCAACTGGACCAAGCTGGGCACCATGCTCGCCATCGGCGGCGCCGATTTCCTCAAGGGCATCGGCTTCACGGGGACGTCTATGTGCGTCGCCTTCATTTTGCTGGCGATGGTCGTCAACCTTTTCGTCGCCTCCGGCTCGGCCAAGTGGGCCATCTTCGCTCCCATTTTCGTGCCCATGTTCATGCTGCTCGGCTATCACCCCGGCTTTACCCAGCTGCTGTACCGGCTCGGCGACTCTCCCACCAACTGCTTCACGCCCATGAGTCCCTATATCTGGATGGTCCTGAGCGTCGCGCAGGCCAAATACATGAAGGACATCAAGATCGGCACGCTCGTGGCCAATCTCGTGCCGATCGCGTTCTTCATGCAGATCGCCTGGATCGTCTTCTTCATCGTTTGGGATTACTTCGGGCTGCCGATCGGCCCCGGCGTCTACGCCACGCTGCCCGCCGGCGTCCTGCCGCCGATGTAG
- a CDS encoding sensor histidine kinase, whose amino-acid sequence MKTGKNARVMLLSQKLMLGSVILVFLTIGFTIVMVLRLNLKLQSHRIETTLHDLGEMVAANPLVIQAFKEDQSSEELILYLDNLIKGLRDVDVITLADMRLRRLYHVNRSRIGENFVGGDEERVLRGERYFSRAVGSLGDQKRYFVPVLDAETQKEIGFIVVASLMTNIASQRWEIYEAHFGALLSILAIGLLAAWLTARGIKKSLLGYEPEQLSKFFLERDEVLNSLEEGIVAVNAAGYITLVNKAAGTMLHIAPGDLRVRLLDDIYPQIRIGETLASGEPLYNNGIILGDVNILCNRIPIRENGTLLGAVAILRNRTELTRMAEELTGVNHMIDALRSNSHEFMNKMQVILGLLRIGEPEEAERYITGIAREQSDVIAAVLQKIQNKNLGALLLGKMSHCRELDIEFNLVGSSSVPAVSRFLSGNAFVTLVGNLVENAIEAVNAKAKGEGDREVSLLVHEDERSLMVTVDDTGEGMTPEEIEHVRQGGYSSKGRHRGTGMRLIRSVLESSGGEMQIDSEKGVGTSITVCFTREGKL is encoded by the coding sequence ATGAAAACAGGCAAGAATGCCCGCGTCATGCTTTTGTCGCAGAAGCTCATGCTGGGCAGCGTTATTCTTGTGTTTTTGACGATCGGCTTTACGATCGTGATGGTCCTGCGCCTCAATCTGAAGCTTCAAAGCCACCGGATCGAGACGACGCTGCACGACCTGGGCGAAATGGTCGCCGCCAATCCGCTGGTCATTCAGGCTTTCAAGGAAGACCAGAGCAGCGAGGAATTGATCCTTTATCTGGACAATCTTATCAAGGGGCTGCGCGACGTCGACGTGATCACGCTGGCGGACATGCGTTTGCGGCGTCTGTACCACGTGAACCGTTCCCGGATCGGCGAGAATTTCGTCGGCGGCGACGAGGAACGGGTGCTGAGGGGAGAACGTTACTTTTCCCGAGCCGTCGGTTCGCTGGGCGACCAAAAACGCTATTTCGTGCCGGTCCTCGACGCGGAGACGCAGAAAGAGATCGGTTTCATCGTGGTCGCTTCGCTGATGACCAACATCGCCTCGCAGCGCTGGGAAATTTACGAAGCGCACTTCGGCGCGCTGCTGTCGATCTTGGCGATCGGCCTGCTGGCGGCATGGCTGACGGCCCGCGGCATCAAAAAATCGCTGCTGGGGTACGAACCGGAACAGCTGTCGAAGTTCTTCCTCGAGCGCGACGAAGTTCTGAATTCGCTGGAGGAGGGGATCGTGGCCGTCAATGCGGCCGGCTATATTACGCTGGTCAACAAGGCGGCGGGGACGATGCTCCACATTGCCCCAGGAGACCTGCGCGTTCGCCTCCTCGACGACATTTACCCGCAGATCCGCATCGGCGAAACGCTGGCGTCGGGGGAGCCGCTGTACAACAACGGCATCATCCTGGGCGACGTCAACATTCTCTGTAACCGCATCCCGATCAGGGAGAACGGAACGCTTCTCGGGGCGGTGGCCATCCTGCGCAACCGCACCGAACTGACCCGTATGGCGGAAGAGCTGACCGGCGTCAACCACATGATCGACGCGCTGCGCAGCAACAGCCATGAGTTCATGAACAAGATGCAGGTGATCCTCGGCCTGCTGCGCATCGGCGAGCCGGAGGAAGCCGAGCGTTACATCACCGGGATCGCCCGGGAACAGTCGGATGTGATCGCGGCGGTCCTGCAGAAGATCCAAAACAAGAACTTGGGGGCTCTGCTCCTTGGCAAAATGTCTCACTGCCGGGAGCTGGATATAGAGTTCAATCTGGTTGGTTCCAGCTCGGTCCCGGCAGTCAGCCGGTTTCTGTCTGGCAACGCCTTTGTGACGCTGGTCGGCAACCTTGTCGAGAACGCTATCGAAGCGGTGAACGCCAAGGCCAAGGGCGAAGGCGATCGTGAGGTGTCTCTGTTGGTTCACGAGGACGAGCGGAGCCTGATGGTCACGGTTGACGACACGGGAGAGGGCATGACGCCGGAAGAGATCGAACACGTAAGGCAAGGCGGTTATAGTTCCAAAGGTCGGCATCGCGGTACGGGAATGAGGCTGATTCGTTCCGTGCTCGAGTCGAGCGGCGGAGAAATGCAGATCGATTCAGAAAAAGGAGTGGGCACATCCATCACGGTGTGTTTCACCAGGGAGGGAAAACTGTGA
- a CDS encoding response regulator: MIKTIIVEDDPMVAQINRRYLDTANDIQVAAVFDNGKDALAYIEDEEPDLIILDVYMPVMNGLELLREIRKADIQSDVIMVTAANDVKNVEEALRLGIVDYLVKPFEYERFMEAIEKYRKKAHVLKDASTLNQDAIDALVSVGAPQPQAPARDLKKGLQQRTLDMIRSHLDKMKGETCTCDTLAGVVGLSKVTVRRYLNYLAEIGEIDSSVDYETGGRPCIKYFIRPDSVEKKDETTEESSSNEEEKK; this comes from the coding sequence GTGATTAAGACGATTATTGTTGAAGACGACCCGATGGTTGCGCAGATCAACCGGCGCTATCTTGACACAGCCAACGACATTCAGGTGGCTGCGGTCTTTGATAACGGCAAGGATGCGCTGGCGTATATCGAGGATGAAGAACCCGATTTGATCATCCTCGACGTGTACATGCCGGTGATGAACGGTCTGGAGCTGCTTCGCGAGATCCGCAAGGCCGACATCCAGTCCGACGTGATCATGGTCACGGCGGCCAACGACGTGAAAAACGTCGAGGAAGCCCTGCGTCTCGGCATCGTGGACTATCTTGTCAAGCCCTTCGAGTACGAGCGCTTCATGGAAGCCATCGAAAAGTACCGCAAGAAGGCGCACGTGCTGAAAGACGCTTCGACGCTGAACCAGGACGCCATCGACGCGCTTGTCAGCGTGGGCGCTCCCCAGCCCCAGGCCCCCGCGCGCGATCTGAAGAAAGGGCTTCAGCAGCGCACGCTGGACATGATCCGTTCGCATCTCGACAAGATGAAGGGCGAGACCTGCACCTGCGACACCCTGGCCGGCGTGGTCGGCCTGTCGAAGGTGACGGTGCGCCGCTATCTGAACTACCTCGCCGAAATCGGCGAGATCGACAGCTCCGTCGATTACGAGACGGGCGGACGCCCCTGCATCAAGTACTTCATCCGTCCCGACAGCGTCGAAAAGAAGGACGAGACGACGGAAGAAAGCAGTTCGAACGAAGAAGAGAAGAAATAG
- a CDS encoding phenylalanine--tRNA ligase beta subunit-related protein encodes MKFIVAPQFFEKLPDVCFGVVVARNIDNAAVYPQIDAMLAEAAAAAAARYEGRKIKDEPAILPYRQAFRALELNPNKFMSSIEAMFTRVGKGKGLPHINPVVDLGNALSLKYALPMGAHDIGRMDGDIEVRFTREGDSFVPFGEAEAEPVPAGEPVYAVGRKIRTRRWIWRQSELGKIGPQSQDIFFPIDGFASANKEAIFAARRELADCCAHIFGCRDVKSDFLDASHRETEL; translated from the coding sequence ATGAAATTCATCGTCGCGCCCCAATTTTTCGAGAAACTTCCCGACGTCTGCTTCGGCGTCGTGGTCGCCAGAAACATCGACAACGCGGCGGTTTACCCGCAGATCGACGCGATGCTCGCGGAGGCGGCCGCGGCGGCCGCGGCTCGCTATGAAGGGCGAAAAATCAAGGACGAACCGGCCATTCTGCCTTATCGGCAGGCCTTTCGGGCGCTGGAGCTCAATCCCAACAAATTCATGAGTTCTATCGAGGCCATGTTCACCCGCGTCGGCAAGGGCAAAGGACTGCCGCACATCAATCCCGTCGTCGACCTCGGCAACGCGCTCTCGCTCAAATACGCGCTGCCCATGGGAGCTCACGATATCGGCCGGATGGACGGCGACATCGAAGTGCGCTTCACGCGCGAGGGCGACAGCTTCGTCCCCTTCGGCGAAGCCGAGGCCGAACCGGTGCCCGCCGGTGAACCTGTCTACGCGGTCGGCCGGAAGATTCGCACGCGCCGCTGGATCTGGCGGCAAAGCGAGCTGGGCAAGATCGGTCCGCAGTCCCAGGACATTTTCTTTCCCATCGACGGCTTCGCCTCCGCGAACAAAGAGGCGATCTTCGCCGCCCGCCGCGAACTGGCCGATTGCTGCGCTCACATCTTCGGCTGCCGCGACGTGAAGAGCGATTTTCTCGACGCTTCCCACCGCGAGACGGAGCTGTAG
- a CDS encoding nitroreductase, producing the protein MNEVMKAILERRSCKKYKPDLVPQELIDQVIEAGTYAASGMGKQSPVIVAVTNRELRDKLSRVNAEIRGNPGADMFYGAPVVLIVLADTSVPTYVYDGSLVIGNMLLAAHALGLGSCWIHRAKETFERDEFRELLKKLGLEGRYEGIGNCVLGYPAEEPKAAASRKAGYVRYVK; encoded by the coding sequence ATGAACGAAGTCATGAAAGCGATCCTGGAACGCCGCAGCTGTAAGAAGTATAAGCCCGATCTCGTGCCGCAGGAACTGATCGATCAGGTTATCGAGGCGGGGACTTATGCCGCTTCGGGCATGGGCAAGCAGTCGCCCGTCATCGTTGCCGTCACCAACAGGGAACTGCGCGATAAACTGTCGCGGGTGAACGCCGAGATCCGCGGCAACCCGGGCGCCGACATGTTTTACGGTGCGCCGGTCGTGTTGATCGTGTTGGCCGACACGTCCGTCCCCACCTATGTCTATGACGGCTCGCTGGTGATCGGCAATATGCTGCTTGCCGCCCATGCGCTCGGATTGGGCAGCTGCTGGATCCATCGCGCCAAAGAGACTTTCGAACGCGACGAGTTCAGGGAACTCCTGAAAAAACTTGGCCTCGAGGGCCGCTATGAGGGCATCGGCAACTGTGTGCTCGGCTATCCCGCCGAAGAGCCCAAAGCGGCGGCATCGCGCAAAGCGGGCTACGTCCGTTACGTGAAATAA
- a CDS encoding cupin domain-containing protein: MEIKRGRLFALSRRCAPGGNELLDELAAGQGCRVERIVSMGQITPAGQWYDQDGDEWVALLQGKARLLWADGGESALSSGDWLLIPAHVRHRVVYTSAEPPCVWIAVHFQR; encoded by the coding sequence ATGGAGATAAAACGCGGGCGTCTTTTCGCGCTTTCGCGGCGCTGCGCGCCGGGCGGCAACGAACTCCTCGACGAACTGGCGGCCGGCCAGGGCTGCCGCGTCGAGCGCATCGTTTCCATGGGGCAGATCACGCCCGCGGGGCAGTGGTACGATCAGGACGGCGACGAATGGGTGGCGCTGCTGCAGGGAAAGGCGCGCCTGCTCTGGGCGGACGGCGGCGAAAGCGCGCTCTCGTCCGGCGACTGGCTGCTGATCCCCGCCCATGTCCGCCACCGCGTCGTCTATACCAGCGCCGAACCGCCCTGCGTGTGGATCGCAGTCCATTTTCAACGCTGA
- the hisS gene encoding histidine--tRNA ligase produces MSESIKGPRGVRDILPDESWKWAYVLGRAAETAGRFNYSEVRLPIFEHTELFSRGVGDTTDIVEKEMYTFTDKGDRSITLRPEMTAGMMRSYVEHSLGVPGGNPAKLWGAGPMFRYERPQKGRYRQFWQLDYEEIGSESPLVDAEVIMTAIELFRTLGMRNLEVVINSVGCPKCRPVYREKLIGYLQGRCDELCDTCKSRLQRNPLRVLDCKEDREIVAGAPDIFDSLCDECAEHFKTVTAALTRLGVKYTLDKTLVRGLDYYTKTAFEVKSGDLGAQSAVCGGGRYDNLAEAIGGPHVPGVGFAAGLDRVILVMDEQGCSFGAQPALDAYVVCPDDSARLNAVELLYALRRAGLKADMDYAGRGMKGQMKTAVASGAKAACILGGDEIARGVAAVRDLSAAAQEEVPLADVPARVASLAGTR; encoded by the coding sequence ATGTCTGAATCTATCAAGGGACCGCGCGGAGTCCGCGACATTCTTCCCGACGAGTCTTGGAAATGGGCCTATGTGCTCGGCCGCGCCGCGGAAACGGCGGGCAGGTTCAATTACAGCGAGGTCCGGCTTCCGATCTTCGAGCATACCGAGCTTTTCAGTCGCGGCGTGGGCGACACGACCGACATCGTGGAGAAGGAAATGTACACCTTCACCGACAAGGGCGACCGCAGCATCACGCTGCGTCCGGAGATGACGGCCGGCATGATGCGCAGCTACGTGGAGCACTCGCTCGGCGTGCCCGGCGGCAACCCCGCCAAGCTGTGGGGCGCGGGGCCGATGTTCCGTTACGAGCGCCCTCAGAAGGGGCGCTACCGTCAGTTCTGGCAGCTCGACTACGAGGAGATCGGCTCCGAGAGCCCGCTCGTCGACGCGGAGGTGATCATGACTGCCATCGAGCTGTTCCGTACTCTGGGGATGCGGAACCTCGAGGTGGTGATCAATTCCGTGGGCTGCCCCAAGTGCCGTCCCGTCTACCGCGAGAAGCTGATCGGCTATCTGCAGGGTCGGTGCGACGAACTCTGCGACACCTGCAAAAGCCGTCTGCAGCGCAACCCGCTGCGCGTGCTCGACTGCAAAGAAGACCGCGAGATCGTCGCCGGCGCGCCCGACATTTTCGACAGTCTCTGCGACGAATGCGCCGAACACTTCAAGACCGTCACCGCGGCGCTGACCCGGCTGGGCGTCAAATACACGCTCGACAAAACGCTGGTGCGCGGCCTCGACTATTACACCAAGACCGCTTTCGAGGTCAAGTCCGGCGACCTCGGCGCGCAGAGCGCCGTGTGCGGCGGCGGGCGTTACGACAACCTGGCGGAGGCGATCGGCGGGCCGCACGTGCCGGGCGTGGGCTTCGCGGCCGGACTCGACCGCGTCATCCTCGTCATGGATGAGCAGGGCTGCTCGTTCGGCGCGCAGCCGGCGCTCGACGCCTACGTGGTCTGCCCCGACGATTCGGCGCGGCTGAACGCCGTGGAGCTGCTCTACGCGCTGCGCCGCGCCGGGCTGAAAGCCGACATGGACTACGCCGGCCGCGGCATGAAGGGGCAGATGAAAACGGCGGTCGCCAGCGGCGCCAAAGCTGCCTGCATCCTCGGCGGCGACGAGATCGCGCGCGGCGTGGCCGCGGTGCGCGACTTGAGCGCGGCGGCGCAGGAAGAAGTGCCTCTCGCCGACGTGCCCGCCCGCGTGGCGTCTCTGGCCGGCACACGGTAA
- the aspS gene encoding aspartate--tRNA ligase: MRKGIFDSSWKRTVKCGLVGEELVGKEIVLNGWVRNRRDHGGVIFIELWDKSGSVQVVFTPEVDVQMHADAGDLRSEYVIAVKGRMRVRPDGMINPHMTTGRWEMVASDFLLLSAAAPIPFEIGDETENVDENLRLTYRYLDLRRERMQNNLRTRHEVAQYTRAYLNGRDFTEVETPILMKSTPEGARDYLVPSRVAPGSFYALPQSPQLFKQILMISGMDRYYQIAKCFRDEDLRADRQPEFTQVDLEMSFVTEEDVYDLLEGYVVGLWKKILGVEIAAPFRRLGYGEAMRRFGSDKPDLRIPFEIHDVTAAFESTSFAPFQNLIANGGVIRTISVPGGAAWSRKQCEDVAAAGKKLGAPDVAFFQIKEGTLKGPLAKYLDDEHKAQFLELAQAQDGDAIFLIANVDAMLVATVLGQLRLDVARAHGLVREGWEFLWVTNFPLLEWSPDENRWVATHHPFTQPNPEDLPYLESDPARCGSRTYDLVLNGIEVGGGSIRIHDEEVQEKVFKCLAFTPEEARSRFGFFLDALKYGTPPHGGLAIGFDRLCMLLCGCKGIREVMAFPKTAKAQDLMAGAPSPVESLQLDELGISVRAFAAAAKK; this comes from the coding sequence ATGCGCAAGGGAATTTTCGATTCAAGCTGGAAGCGAACCGTCAAATGCGGGCTGGTCGGCGAAGAGCTGGTCGGCAAGGAGATCGTGCTCAACGGCTGGGTCCGCAACCGCCGCGACCATGGCGGCGTGATTTTCATCGAGCTGTGGGACAAGTCGGGCAGCGTGCAGGTGGTCTTCACGCCGGAGGTGGACGTGCAGATGCACGCCGACGCCGGCGATCTGCGCAGCGAATACGTGATCGCCGTGAAAGGCAGAATGCGCGTGCGCCCCGACGGCATGATCAATCCCCACATGACGACCGGACGCTGGGAGATGGTGGCGAGCGACTTCCTGCTGCTGTCGGCGGCCGCGCCGATCCCTTTCGAGATCGGCGACGAGACGGAAAACGTCGACGAAAACCTGCGTCTCACCTACCGTTATCTCGACCTGCGCCGCGAGCGCATGCAGAACAACCTGCGCACGCGCCACGAGGTGGCTCAGTACACGCGCGCCTATCTGAACGGCCGCGATTTCACCGAGGTGGAAACGCCGATCCTGATGAAGTCTACGCCCGAAGGCGCGCGCGACTACCTCGTGCCCAGCCGCGTCGCGCCCGGCTCGTTCTACGCGCTGCCCCAGTCGCCGCAGCTGTTCAAGCAGATCCTGATGATCTCCGGCATGGACCGTTACTATCAGATCGCCAAATGCTTCCGCGACGAGGACCTGCGCGCCGACCGCCAGCCCGAGTTCACACAGGTCGATCTGGAGATGAGCTTCGTCACCGAAGAAGACGTGTACGATCTGCTCGAGGGCTACGTCGTCGGCCTGTGGAAGAAGATCCTCGGCGTCGAAATCGCGGCGCCCTTCCGCCGCCTCGGCTACGGCGAGGCGATGCGCCGCTTCGGCAGCGACAAGCCCGACCTGCGCATCCCCTTCGAAATTCACGACGTCACCGCCGCTTTCGAAAGCACGAGCTTCGCTCCCTTCCAGAATCTGATCGCCAACGGCGGCGTGATCCGCACGATCTCCGTGCCCGGCGGCGCCGCATGGTCGCGCAAGCAGTGCGAGGACGTCGCTGCCGCCGGCAAGAAGCTGGGCGCGCCCGACGTGGCGTTTTTCCAGATCAAGGAAGGAACGCTCAAGGGGCCGCTGGCCAAATACCTCGACGACGAACACAAGGCGCAGTTCCTCGAACTGGCGCAGGCGCAGGACGGCGACGCGATTTTCCTGATCGCCAACGTCGACGCCATGCTGGTCGCCACGGTGCTGGGGCAGCTTCGTCTCGACGTCGCCAGGGCGCACGGCCTGGTGCGAGAGGGCTGGGAGTTCCTCTGGGTCACCAACTTCCCGCTGCTGGAGTGGAGTCCCGATGAAAACCGCTGGGTGGCCACGCATCACCCGTTCACCCAGCCCAACCCCGAGGACCTGCCCTATCTCGAAAGCGATCCCGCGCGCTGCGGCTCGCGCACCTACGACCTCGTGCTCAACGGCATCGAGGTGGGCGGCGGCTCGATCCGCATCCACGACGAAGAAGTGCAGGAAAAGGTCTTCAAGTGTCTGGCCTTCACGCCCGAAGAAGCGCGAAGCCGTTTCGGTTTCTTCCTCGACGCGCTCAAGTACGGCACGCCGCCCCACGGCGGGCTGGCCATCGGTTTCGACCGCCTCTGCATGCTGCTGTGCGGCTGCAAGGGCATTCGCGAGGTGATGGCCTTCCCCAAGACGGCCAAGGCCCAGGACCTGATGGCCGGCGCGCCTTCGCCGGTCGAATCGCTTCAGCTCGACGAGCTGGGCATCTCCGTGCGCGCGTTCGCCGCCGCAGCGAAAAAGTGA